DNA sequence from the Geobacter sp. AOG2 genome:
TGATGTAGACGTTCTCCGTATCGGAGGTGACCACCGAGATAAGCCCCTTGGCCCGCTTGATCCCGGCCTTGAGCAGGCTTTCGTCCAGGGTGGCGTCGCCTCTCATGTGCAGATAGCCTTCGTCCTGGATCTTCGTAAGGGTGTCGCCATCCTTTTCCACCACCACGAACGGGAGGCCGTTGGCCTTGAATTCCCGGCAGATCAGCGAGCCGATCCGGCCAAAGCCGCAGATGATGTAATGGTCCCGGAGCGCCTCGATCTTCTTCTCCACTTTTTTCCTCCCGATGACCCGCTGGATCTGTCCTTCGAACATGATCTGGGCCAGGCTGCCGACGATGTAGCCCAGGACGCTCACCCCCACCACGATCAGGCACATGGTGAAGATCTTGCCGCTATCGGACAGGTCGTGTATCTCCCTGAATCCCACGGTGCTCAAGGTAATGACCGTCATGTAGAGGGCATCGAGCGGCTGCCAGTGCTCGATAGTCATGAAGCCGGCCGTGCCTGCCGATACCAGCAGCAGAAGCACCAACACCGATATTTTAAGGTGCCGTACAGGGTCCATGGATTTCCTCGAGCGGGTTGCCGAAATCTGCCGCAGGGTCGCACGGCGTCGCCGCCTTATCGTTCGCTTGCGTCCCGCCGATCTTCCGGCCCATGACGATTCCCGGCAACCTGCCAAATTTTCTGAAGATTACCCGCAGAACCCGTAAAATTCAAGGATGATTATTCTTTTCTCACGAGAGGGCCCGGTGTCGGCGGCGCCGGAACCGGCTCAAAATATTTTTTTGGTGGAGGCAAACACACAAAAAACTGCAATACCGTAAGGTTACGGTTGACAAATGGTGCATACTGTATACAATACGTTAAAATATTATTTGGAGCCCGTCATCCATGAAAAAGCCGATGGAAAAGCATCTTACCTTGCGGGAAAAAATTCTGGAAAACATTCGCGACGCAATCATTTCCGGGGCTCTCAAGGCCGGCAGCCGGGTTTCCGAGCCCGATCTGGCGGAGCGTTACGGTATCAGCCGGACCCCCATCCGCGAAGCCTTCCGTCAATTGGAATCGGAAGGGTACCTGACGGTGATCCCCCGCAGGGGGGCGGTGGTCAGCGAGTTCAGCGAGAAGGATGTGGAAGAGTTCTACGCCATAAAGAGCATCCTGGAGGGATATGCCGCCCGCCGGGCCTGCGAGAAACTGACGGCCAAGGAAGTGGAACGGCTTCAGGCCATCAATGACCGTTTGGCCGAACTGGCGCTGCATAACGATATCAAGGCTTTTTTCAAGACCCATAGCGATTTCCACGACGTCTTCATCAGGGCTGCGGACAATGAAAAGCTCCGGGAACTGATCGCCAGCCTGGTAACGCGATTTCAGCGCCTGCGCCTGATGTCGATCTCCCTGCCCGGCCGCATGGACATCTCGGTGCAGGAACACCAGAAGATCATCGAGGCCTTCCGCCGGAAGGACGGGGAAACCGCCGAGTTGCTGGTGCGCAAGAATGCCGAGTACGGCGGCAAGGTGCTTATGGATGGCGGCATTGGCTCTTCCCAGGCCGCGGCTATGCAGATGGACCTTTAGTTCTGGCCTTTCCGTCGTCCCGGTAACGCGGTCAGAGATCTCCCGTTTCCGTTTTTCCCCGGCGGTTCTCCCCGCTTAGGGCAGCACCCTGTTTTTTTTTGCACTTTCCCTGTTTGTATGGTTTAATCGACCCCATTCCCAGTGTCCTGCTTATTTCCCTGTTTTGTCCATAATTCCATGATAAAAAACGATCAGGAATGCCATCGTGCCACAAGAGATATTGAGACAGATACCGAAGGTTGACCGTGTCCTGGCGTGGGCCGGGACGGCCTCGCTCGTCGCTTCCCATCCGCGCCCGGAACTGGTGACGGCGATCCGTGAAGTACTGGAACGGTTGCGTGCCGCCGCCCGCAGCGGGGTTTCCTGCGACCTTTCCGAGGAGGGTGTCGTTGCCCTGGTAAGCGCCGAGCTCGACCGTCGCTGCACGCCCAGCTTGCGGGATGTGGTCAACGCATCCGGCGTGGTGATTCACACCAACCTGGGGCGCTCTCCCCTGGCCGATGATGCCGAAGAGGCCATCCACCGGGCCTCCCGCGGTTACTCGAACCTGGAATTCGATCTCACCACCGGGGAGCGGGGTACGCGCTATGCCCACGTGGAGGGCTTGATCTGCGAACTGACCGGCGCCGAAGCGGCCCTGGTGGTCAACAACAATGCCGCCGCGGTTATTTTGGCCCTGTCGTCTTTGGCCCAGGGGCGGGATGTGATCGTCTCGCGGGGGGAACTGGTGGAGATCGGCGGGTCGTTCCGGATCCCCGAGGTGATGCTGCAGAGCGGGGCCCATCTGGTGGAGGTCGGTGCGACCAACCGGACCCACGTCCGGGACTACCGTGGGGCGATCAACGACGCCACGGCGCTCCTGCTCAAGGTGCATACCAGTAATTTTGCCGTGGTCGGCTTTACCGCAGAGGTCACGACGGAAGAGATGTCGGCCCTGGGGCGCGAGGCCGGGGTCCCGGTCATGGTGGATGCCGGCAGCGGTTGCCTGATCGATCTGGCCGCCTACGGCATTGCCGGTGAACCGACCGTGCGCCGCTACCTGGCTGCGGGCGCCGACGTGGTTACCTTTAGCGGCGACAAGCTCCTGGGCGGTCCCCAGGCCGGGATCATCGCCGGGAAGCGGGAGATCGTGGTGCCCATGAAGCGCCACCCGCTCCTGCGCGCCCTGCGGATGGACAAGCTCTCCCTGGCGGCCTTGGAGGCGACCTTGCGGCTCTACCGCGACGAGCGCCGCGCGGTCCGTGAAATCCCGACGCTCCGCATGCTGACGGCGACTCCGGCCGACCTGTCGCGGCGTGCCGACCGCATCCTCGGGATGCTGCGCAGGCGTCTTCCCAAGACGGTCACCCTGGTGAAGCAGCAGGGTGAATCGAGCGCCGGCGGCGGATCGCTTCCCCTGCTCGGGCTGCCCACGAGCCTCATCGAGGTGCGCATCGGCGGCGCGTCAGCGCAGCAGATCGAACAGCGCCTGCGGCAGACATCGACCCCGGTAGTGGGGCGTATCCAGCGGGACCGGTTTCTGCTGGACGTCCGCACCATCCTCGATCACGATTTTCCCAACCTGGCGCTCTCGCTCGGCGAAGCGGCGGCCTTATTGTCGGAGAGTGGCCAATGACCGCTTTTAAATCCTTTGCCTTGATCCCCGCCGCCGGCATGGGCAAGCGCATGGGCGCCTCCATCAATAAGCAGTACCTCCACCTGGCGGGCATGCCGATCGTGGCCCGCACCATCTCCGTATTCGAAAACGCCCCCTTCATCGACGGCATCTTTCTGGTCACCCCGGCCGACGAGATTCCCTACTGCCGCGAGCAGGTGGTTGAGGCCCACGGGTTTCGCAAGGTCGTGGAGATCGTACCGGGCGGCAGGGAACGCCAGAACTCCGTCATGAACGGGTTGCGGGCGCTCCGGGACCGGGCGGACGACGATGATGTGGTGCTGATACATGACGGGGTGAGGCCGCTCATCAGCCCGGAACTGCTGAGGGAGTCCATCGACGTGGCCCGCGTTTGCGACGGAGCCCTGGTGGCGGTGCCGGCCAAGGATACCATCAAGACGGTCCGGGAAGGGGTCGTCATCGGAACCCCGGATCGAGACACCCTCTGGCAGGCCCAGACACCCCAGGCTTTCCGGTTCGGGCTTATTTTCGCGGCACACGCGGCTGCGGAACAGGAAGGATTCATGGGGACCGACGACGCTTCCCTGATTGAGCGGCGCGGCGGCGCGGTCCGCATTGTACGCGGAGACTATCGCAACATCAAGATCACGACGCCCGAAGACATTCTCCTGGCCGAGGCGTTCCTGGCCGGTAGCGGGCAGAATGGAGTCCCCTGATGGCCGTGCAACAGCCTGTCGAAAAAATTCTGGTGGTGGACGACCAGGCCGACATTGCCCGGCTGATCGTCCTGCAACTGCAGGAAGCGGGCTTTGTCGCCGTCTGGGCAGGTGACGGCGAGGCGGCCATCAACATGCTGGACGCGGACGGCTACTCGCTGGCGCTGCTGGATCTCAGGCTGCCCAAGGCCAACGGGATCGAAGTGCTCAGCCATATTCGGGAAACCGGGAAGGATACGGCGGTCATCATGATGACCGCCCACGGTAACGAAAACCTTGCCGTGGAGTGCATGAAGGCCGGAGCCGTGGATTACCTTTCCAAGCCCTTTGCCATGGACGACATGCTCCAGAGGGTCATGCGCGCCACCGTCAACCGGCGCGTGCTGTTGGCGAAACAACGCCTCGAACAGGAGAAGGACGATTTCGTCTCCATGCTCTCCCATGACATGAAAAACCCCCTGACCGCCGTGATCGGCTCCATCGACATCATACGGGAGGGGCGGTTGGGAGCGGTGAACGAGGAACAGGCGGAATACCTTCACGCCGCCATCGACAGTTGCAATGAAGTCATCGCCATGATCGACAACCTGCTGGACATCCATCGCTTCGAGGCGGGCCGGATGCAGATAAAGATCGCCGGGTACAGCGTGGCGGACATTCTGCGGGGCGTCACCCGGCGCTTCATTCGGATCGCCGAACACGACGGCATCAGGCTCAAGGAGCGGTTCTCCCACGAAATGCCCCAGATTGCCGTCGACAAAAACGCCTTCAGCCGGGTTATCGGCAATCTGTTGGCGAACGCCGTAAAATTTACCCCCGAGGGGGGCGAAATCGTGGTGTCCTGCCGCTGCGTCAAAAGCTCCGAGACGCCCTTGTCCCCCGTGCCGGGCTATGTGACGGTGCCCGATGGCTTTATGGAGCAGGGTTGTCTCGTGAGAGTGAGCATTCGCGACACCGGCAGCGGTATCCCCGCCGACGACCTGGGCCGTATCTTCGAGCGGTATGTCCAATCGCGCGGCGGCGTGGGACGGGAACGGGGCGGAGCCGGCCTGGGGCTGGCCTTCTGCAAGATGGCGGTGGAGAGTTGCGGGGGGATCATCTGGGTGGAAAGCGAGGCCGGGGCCGGGAGCGAGTTCATCATCCTGTTGCCCTGCCATTTTAATGGCGCGGAGTGTGACGGACAATGAACAACGGAAAACGTTTCACAGGGTGTTTCTGCGGGGCGCTGGTGGTGATGGTGGCGGCATTGCTGTTGTGTGCCGGTCCGGTGTCTGCATCGGATATGGATTTCAGCAAGGCGATCGTCATCGGCTCCGGGCCCAAGACGGTTGTTGAGTTCACCGACCCCGACTGCCCCTTCTGCCGCAGGGCGGCCAAGTATTTCGCGGGGCGTAGCGACGTAACCCAGTACATCTTTTTCTGGCCGCTTCCCCGGCATCCCAAGGCCAGGGAAAAGGCCCGGTACGTCCTTTCCCAACATGACAAGGCCAAGGCCTACCACGAGGTGATGTCGGGCAGACTGGACGGCCAGAAGGTTTTTACCGCGACGCCCGCGGGAATAAAGTTGCAGGAAGAACAGGCGGAGATCGCAAAAAAGAGCAAGGTTTCTGCCACACCGACCTTCATGCTGTTCGGCAGGATTATCGAAGGGTTCGATCAGAAGAAGATCGAAGAGGCATTGGGGAGGTAAATCCGCGGGTTTTTTTAAGGCAGATACGTCGACGGGAGCGGGCTTGCAAGCCTGCTCCCGTTTTTTCATCAGGCTTGCCGTATCGTTTTCAGGAAACGGTTGTCTGTAGGATTTTCTCCACAACGTGTCGCATATTCGTTAACGGCACAAGCGAAGGCAAAGAGGGATAACAGGGTAATAGTGCCGTTGTCAAGGGGTGTTGCGCCAACGCCTCCATCCTGGCATGGTCATTGAATTACCCCATGACAGTGGAGAAATACGATCACATGTGCAAGAAAAGGAGAGTTTCACAATGAAAAGGAATATGGTCATGGGAATTGCCATTGCGCTGGGGATGCTTTCAACCGGCGCCGTATCCGCTTCGGCCGCCATCGCCGCCGAGGGCGCCTGCTTCGATAAGGCGTCTGAGCAGCAGTACCGGCAGGAGACTGCTGCGCTGGCCGATGCCGTGAGGGTCAAGGAGATGCAACTGTCCGAACTGCTTGGCTATGATTCAAGGATCATTGAAGCGCGCCAGCTTGAAACCGAGATTAAAGAACTCAAGGACAGGATCGGTGTTGCGGCGAAAAAACACGATATTCGGGATTGCTGTCACGATTGAAGGACATACGGAGGTGAGCCGGGGGTCCTCACGGCTCACCTGTTTCAAAACTCCGCGGGCATGGCCTTGACCTGTTTCGCCGTGAACACCGGGCCGTCCTTGCAAACATAGACGTTGCCCACGTTGCAGCGCCCGCACTTGCCCAGGCCGCACTTCATGCGGTTTTCCAGGGTGGTGTAGACCTGCTCGTCGCTGAATCCCAGCTTTTCCAGCACCGGCAGGGTGAATTTGATCATGATCGGCGGGCCGCATACCAGGGCGATGGTGTTCTCCGCGCCGGGGGCCGTTTCCTCCAGAATGGTCGGCACGAAACCTACCTTGCCGTCCCAGTTGACCCCGTTGCCCCCCGGATCGACGGTCTTCACCAAACGCACGTCGTCCCGTTCCTGCCATTCCTGCAACTCCCGCTTGTAGACCAGGTCGGCCTCGGTGCGGGCGCCGTAGACGATGGTGATGTCGCCGAACTTGTCGCGCCAGTCCAGGCAGTTCCAGATCAGGGTGCGCAGCGGCGGCAGGGCGATACCCCCGGCCACGAAGACCAGGTTCTTGCCGAAGAATTCCTCGATGGGGAAGGAGTTGCCGTAGGGACCGCGCACCCCCATGGTGTCCCCCGGCTCCAGGCGCCGCAGGGCTTCGGTCACGCGGCCGACGGCGCGGAAGCAGCACTCGATGGAACCCTTGCGGGTCGGTGAGGAGGCGATGCAGAACGTGGACTCGCCGGCACCGAAGGCGGAATATTCGGCAAACTGCCCGGCCCGGAAGTCGAAGCCGTCCCGTATCGCCTCGTCCTGAAAGACCAGCCGCAGGGTGCGCACATCCGGCGTTTCGTCGATAACCTCGGCAACGGTGGCCAGGTGGGGGAGGTAGATGTTTTTGTTGTGATCACACATGTAGAAAACCTTTTTTGCCACGGAGTCACAGAGGCTCGGAGAACGTCACAAGCAAAAGCGCTTTGCTTTATGGTTTTCTCCGTGTCTCTGTGTCTCCGTGGCAGATTATCTGAGATTATGATGTTTGCAGTTTCGCCGCCATCTCTGTAAAGGCCTGCGCCTTGACCTTCAACTCCACCGGCCGGTTGTTGTCGCCGAAACCGATGGTG
Encoded proteins:
- a CDS encoding TrkA family potassium uptake protein; this translates as MDPVRHLKISVLVLLLLVSAGTAGFMTIEHWQPLDALYMTVITLSTVGFREIHDLSDSGKIFTMCLIVVGVSVLGYIVGSLAQIMFEGQIQRVIGRKKVEKKIEALRDHYIICGFGRIGSLICREFKANGLPFVVVEKDGDTLTKIQDEGYLHMRGDATLDESLLKAGIKRAKGLISVVTSDTENVYITLTARGLNPELYILARSGEEGSDIKLKRAGANKVVSPYLIGGSRMAQSVLRPNVVDFIEIATGSEHMDLQMEEITIPPQSAFVGETLVSSGFRKEIGVIIVGIKKGHGKMVFNPHSQAKIEENDTLIVLGEPGAIAKLNDLVVRPATDSIIKQHRKEHSDHEK
- a CDS encoding GntR family transcriptional regulator, which translates into the protein MKKPMEKHLTLREKILENIRDAIISGALKAGSRVSEPDLAERYGISRTPIREAFRQLESEGYLTVIPRRGAVVSEFSEKDVEEFYAIKSILEGYAARRACEKLTAKEVERLQAINDRLAELALHNDIKAFFKTHSDFHDVFIRAADNEKLRELIASLVTRFQRLRLMSISLPGRMDISVQEHQKIIEAFRRKDGETAELLVRKNAEYGGKVLMDGGIGSSQAAAMQMDL
- the selA gene encoding L-seryl-tRNA(Sec) selenium transferase produces the protein MPQEILRQIPKVDRVLAWAGTASLVASHPRPELVTAIREVLERLRAAARSGVSCDLSEEGVVALVSAELDRRCTPSLRDVVNASGVVIHTNLGRSPLADDAEEAIHRASRGYSNLEFDLTTGERGTRYAHVEGLICELTGAEAALVVNNNAAAVILALSSLAQGRDVIVSRGELVEIGGSFRIPEVMLQSGAHLVEVGATNRTHVRDYRGAINDATALLLKVHTSNFAVVGFTAEVTTEEMSALGREAGVPVMVDAGSGCLIDLAAYGIAGEPTVRRYLAAGADVVTFSGDKLLGGPQAGIIAGKREIVVPMKRHPLLRALRMDKLSLAALEATLRLYRDERRAVREIPTLRMLTATPADLSRRADRILGMLRRRLPKTVTLVKQQGESSAGGGSLPLLGLPTSLIEVRIGGASAQQIEQRLRQTSTPVVGRIQRDRFLLDVRTILDHDFPNLALSLGEAAALLSESGQ
- the ispD gene encoding 2-C-methyl-D-erythritol 4-phosphate cytidylyltransferase, translating into MTAFKSFALIPAAGMGKRMGASINKQYLHLAGMPIVARTISVFENAPFIDGIFLVTPADEIPYCREQVVEAHGFRKVVEIVPGGRERQNSVMNGLRALRDRADDDDVVLIHDGVRPLISPELLRESIDVARVCDGALVAVPAKDTIKTVREGVVIGTPDRDTLWQAQTPQAFRFGLIFAAHAAAEQEGFMGTDDASLIERRGGAVRIVRGDYRNIKITTPEDILLAEAFLAGSGQNGVP
- a CDS encoding hybrid sensor histidine kinase/response regulator yields the protein MAVQQPVEKILVVDDQADIARLIVLQLQEAGFVAVWAGDGEAAINMLDADGYSLALLDLRLPKANGIEVLSHIRETGKDTAVIMMTAHGNENLAVECMKAGAVDYLSKPFAMDDMLQRVMRATVNRRVLLAKQRLEQEKDDFVSMLSHDMKNPLTAVIGSIDIIREGRLGAVNEEQAEYLHAAIDSCNEVIAMIDNLLDIHRFEAGRMQIKIAGYSVADILRGVTRRFIRIAEHDGIRLKERFSHEMPQIAVDKNAFSRVIGNLLANAVKFTPEGGEIVVSCRCVKSSETPLSPVPGYVTVPDGFMEQGCLVRVSIRDTGSGIPADDLGRIFERYVQSRGGVGRERGGAGLGLAFCKMAVESCGGIIWVESEAGAGSEFIILLPCHFNGAECDGQ
- a CDS encoding thioredoxin fold domain-containing protein, giving the protein MNNGKRFTGCFCGALVVMVAALLLCAGPVSASDMDFSKAIVIGSGPKTVVEFTDPDCPFCRRAAKYFAGRSDVTQYIFFWPLPRHPKAREKARYVLSQHDKAKAYHEVMSGRLDGQKVFTATPAGIKLQEEQAEIAKKSKVSATPTFMLFGRIIEGFDQKKIEEALGR
- a CDS encoding FAD/NAD(P)-binding protein, translated to MCDHNKNIYLPHLATVAEVIDETPDVRTLRLVFQDEAIRDGFDFRAGQFAEYSAFGAGESTFCIASSPTRKGSIECCFRAVGRVTEALRRLEPGDTMGVRGPYGNSFPIEEFFGKNLVFVAGGIALPPLRTLIWNCLDWRDKFGDITIVYGARTEADLVYKRELQEWQERDDVRLVKTVDPGGNGVNWDGKVGFVPTILEETAPGAENTIALVCGPPIMIKFTLPVLEKLGFSDEQVYTTLENRMKCGLGKCGRCNVGNVYVCKDGPVFTAKQVKAMPAEF